In Natator depressus isolate rNatDep1 chromosome 22, rNatDep2.hap1, whole genome shotgun sequence, the following proteins share a genomic window:
- the LAYN gene encoding layilin — protein MGLGQALAAAAVCAAVLGCAGASRLLSGQTVCRGGTQRPCYKIIYFHDALRRISFEEAQQTCRRDGGHLVSIESESEQRLIEKLIESLLASDGDFWIGLRRKEEDVDNSTECQGLYSWSDGSTSTFRNWYTDEPSCGSEICVVMYHQPSAPAGVGGSYMFQWNDDRCNMKNNFICKYSLEKPTVASEENSQVDVVTGSLKPVFPEERIKEDASETLKETKEPVLSLAYILIPSIPLLLLLMVVTAIFCFWLFAKRKREHMEASPKEQDAWISPHRRNSPNLEIYNVIKKQMEADLAGTRPDIKNSSFRTPSGDHTSDNFSGDYDNVAVNTSESGFVTLASPESGFVTNEIYELCSDQMGQSKESAWVENEIYGY, from the exons ATGGGACTGGGGCAGGCGCTGGCGGCCGCGGCCGTGTGCGCCGCGGTGCTGGGCTGCGCGGGGGCGTCCCGGCTGCTGAGCG GGCAGACAGTTTGCCGGGGTGGAACTCAGCGACCGTGCTACAAAATCATTTACTTTCATGATGCTTTGCGCAGGATCAGCTTTGAAGAAGCACAGCAGACATGCAGAAGAGATGGTGGGCATTTAGTCAGTATTGAATCAGAATCAGAACAGAGACTGATTGAAAAATTGATTGAGAGTCTCTTGGCTTCTGATGGAGATTTTTGGATAGGACTTAGAAGAAAAGAGGAAGACGTGGATAATAGCACAGAATGTCAGGGCCTGTACTCATGGTCTGATGGCAGTACATCCACATTTCG GAATTGGTATACAGATGAGCCTTCCTGCGGGAGTGAGATCTGTGTTGTGATGTACCACCAGCCCTCTGCCCCGGCAGGTGTCGGGGGTTCCTATATGTTTCAGTGGAATGATGACAGATGCAACATGAAAAATAACTTCATTTGCAAATATTCTCTTG AAAAACCAACTGTTGCCTCAGAAGAGAACTCCCAAGTGG ATGTTGTAACAGGGTCCTTGAAGCCAGTGTTCCCAGAAGAACGCATTAAGGAAGATGCCAGTGAAACCCTTAAAGAAACCAAAG AACCTGTTTTGAGTCTTGCCTACATCTTAATTCCCAGCATCCCTCTGCTCCTTCTCCTGATGGTCGTTACAGCCATCTTCTGTTTTTGGCTTTTTGCAAAGAG GAAACGAGAGCACATGGAGGCGAGTCCAAAGGAGCAAGATGCCTGGATCTCCCCCCACAGGAGGAACAGTCCCAATTTGGAGATTTACaatgtaattaaaaaacaaatggagGCAGATCTGGCTGGGACCAGGCCAGATATTAAGAATTCTTCCTTCCGCACCCCTTCCGGAGACCACACGTCTGACAACTTCTCCGGAGATTACGACAACGTGGCTGTGAATACTTCAGAGAGCGGTTTTGTGACATTAGCTAGTCC